From a region of the Candida albicans SC5314 chromosome 1, complete sequence genome:
- the PGA45 gene encoding Pga45p (Putative GPI-anchored cell wall protein; repressed in core caspofungin response; Hog1-induced; regulated by Ssn6; Mob2-dependent hyphal regulation; flow model biofilm induced) produces MQFLFTFIFLLIPLVYSLPAASPKSGTDFDFNQEIETFVEQAFNQDDPSQAAAAAASFEEFLVNVFNYDQADGQVDGQVLKVFEKRDANTEQTIEGILKAVNNSGVIWTLLDSVADDPSRIEYIGNLTSSFLKNYNITLNIADLLSESSSLTENLNITGLLSAVENSGLITSLLDGILLDENFRPRLVDLIDRLVLSQKNVLLYIFAGVLSKRDLMADGELVNVLLKRATSNDDSYSGSLGSFLNNAASTVLSSSLVSNAVADVLNALNDTGFLVYATKRFLSSDSYINMTVALVNDIVSSSSVTIDTSGLNITELISGTLGNPKEIAALVGSLLSGDSSQTSQLSNYLGRYSGALSQILQDLEKKGLFAELNSYIFGDSTTKASATATATATATSSANGKNVANNNNKDAATSGSATSNSSTSTNTKSASNGAGAVIYTGSNTQTTFLKALTILFGGALLFL; encoded by the coding sequence ATGCAATTTTTATTCACATTTATATTTCTACTTATACCATTAGTATATTCATTACCAGCAGCATCACCTAAATCAGGCAcagattttgatttcaatcaagaaattgaaacctTTGTGGAACAAGCATTTAATCAAGATGATCCTTCTcaagcagcagcagcagcagcttcctttgaagaatttttagtcaatgttttcaattatGATCAAGCTGATGGACAAGTTGATGGTCAAGTTTTGaaagtttttgaaaaacgTGATGCTAATACTGAACAAACCATTGAAGGTATTTTAAAAGCTGTTAATAATTCAGGGGTCATTTGGACTTTATTAGATTCAGTTGCTGATGATCCTTCTCGTATTGAATATATTGGTAATTTAACTAgttcatttttgaaaaattataatatcaCATTAAATATTGCTGATTTACTTCTGGAATCAAGTTCTTTAACGGAAAACTTGAATATAACTGGTCTTTTATCAGCCGTGGAAAATTCAGGATTAATTACTTCATTATTGGATGGCATTTTATTGGATGAAAATTTTAGACCTCGTttagttgatttaattgatcgTCTTGTATTATCACAAAAGAAtgttttattatatatttttgcTGGTGTTTTATCCAAACGTGATTTAATGGCTGATGGTGAATTAGTTAATGTATTGCTTAAACGTGCCACTAGTAATGATGATTCATATTCTGGTTCTTTGGGAAGTTTCCTTAATAATGCTGCAAGTACCGTtttatcatcttcattagtTTCTAATGCTGTTGCTGATGTATTAAATGCTTTGAATGATACTGGTTTCTTGGTTTATGCAACGAAAAGATTCCTTTCATCTGATTCTTATATTAATATGACAGTGGCTTTAGTCAATGATATTGTATCATCATCAAGCGTTACCATTGATACTAGTGGATTAAATATAACTGAATTGATTTCTGGTACTCTTGGTAATCCAAAAGAAATTGCTGCATTGGTTGGATCATTATTATCGGGTGATTCATCTCAAACTTCACAACTTTCTAATTATTTGGGTAGATATTCTGGTGCCCTTAgtcaaattcttcaagaTTTAGAAAAGAAGGGATTATTTGCTGAATTGAATAGTTATATCTTTGGTGATTCAACTACTAAAGCATCTGCTACTGCTACTGCTACCGCCACCGCTACATCTAGTGCTAATGGTAAAAATGTTgccaataataacaataaagaTGCTGCTACTAGTGGTAGTGCAACAAGTAATAGTCTGACTTCAACTAACACTAAAAGTGCTTCTAATGGTGCTGGTGCTGTTATCTACACTGGTTCAAATACCCAAACCACATTCTTGAAGGCATTGACTATTTTATTTGGTGGTGCTTTATTGTTCTTGTAA
- a CDS encoding uncharacterized protein (Putative adhesin-like protein; macrophage-induced gene) — translation MQVTTFLVIAASLVTLVTSSPLTFVSSTYNSLPTPTTTISAHAGCDVVFTSEGYTTTVPFEDCPLTSVSAPPGFPPRPYGGCTTYNGEAYCAQGNCDMFYVSYYHTFFWVTSCSTGGCSFITDGPSIGFDCATTRTLDDGCLEIQSKEWDAIHITTTCPNNTTPTETCGPTSFAYEETIYDFTTCPSNAPLPSGCSLDETIVGTRTLDVLKCSTTNPPPPTDPPIICQLETLVSDDITLTSMSCNYIPDDCSTSTSLNVHNRTVTYFVCPTTTIEPLPPGVTTTTICPHSKCHSPPGGGNNGGGNNGGGNNGGGHGGGHGGGHGGGHGGGHGGDNGSGDNGGDHSGGDNGGGDHSGGDNGGGNNGGDNNGGNCPPQSTITVTVAQETKTETQTITEYKTKIVEKPSKPTKPPHGHQDHTVTETCYIYESIITYPYTTITSSYTFTVKPTNTETSITTDSSETPDTSDSIEPSETTESIESVEPTDPTDPTDSTGSTEPTESPEPTDSTEPTESTKPTDTTDSTGSTEPTETTETLDPTEPTESTEPVESTEPIVSIDPTDPTEPTDPTETPDPTQPTVTILPAKSTTLSN, via the coding sequence ATGCAAGTAACTACTTTCTTGGTTATTGCTGCTAGTTTGGTAACATTGGTGACATCTTCACCATTGACATTTGTTTCATCTACTTATAATAGTttaccaacaccaacaactaCTATCAGTGCTCATGCTGGTTGTGACGTTGTTTTTACTTCTGAAGGATATACCACGACTGTTCCATTTGAGGATTGTCCATTGACTTCTGTTAGTGCTCCTCCTGGTTTCCCACCAAGACCATATGGAGGGTGCACCACTTATAATGGTGAAGCTTATTGTGCTCAAGGTAATTGTGATATGTTTTATGTTTCATATTATCAtacatttttttgggtGACTAGTTGCAGCACAGGAGGTTGTTCATTTATTACTGATGGGCCTAGTATTGGTTTCGATTGTGCAACAACGAGAACTTTAGACGATGGATGTCTTGAAATTCAAAGTAAAGAATGGGATGCAATTCACATTACCACTACCTGTCCAAACAATACCACGCCAACTGAAACTTGTGGACCTACCTCATTTGCTTATGAAGAAACCATATATGATTTTACCACCTGTCCATCAAATGCACCCTTACCTAGTGGTTGTTCTCTTGATGAAACAATTGTTGGAACTAGAACTCTTGATGTCTTGAAATGTTCTACAACAAATCCTCCTCCTCCAACAGATCCTCCGATTATTTGTCAATTAGAAACCTTAGTTTCTGATGATATAACTTTAACTAGTATGTCATGTAATTATATTCCTGATGATTGCTCTACAAGCACTTCGTTGAATGTTCATAACAGAACTGTAACCTATTTTGTTTGTCCAACAACTACTATTGAACCACTTCCACCTGGTGTTACTACTACAACAATTTGTCCTCATTCGAAATGTCACTCTCCtcctggtggtggtaataaTGGCGGTGGTAATAATGGCGGTGGTAATAACGGTGGTGGTCATGGCGGTGGTCATGGTGGTGGTCATGGTGGTGGTCATGGTGGTGGTCATGGTGGTGATAATGGAAGTGGTGATAATGGAGGTGATCACAGTGGTGGAgataatggtggtggtgatcACAGTGGTGGCGATAATGGTGGTGGAAATAACGGTGGTGACAACAATGGTGGAAACTGTCCTCCACAATCGACAATCACTGTTACTGTTGCACAAGAAACTAAAACTGAGACCCAAACCATTACTGaatataaaactaaaatagTTGAAAAGCCCTCGAAACCCACTAAACCTCCTCATGGTCATCAGGATCATACAGTAACTGAAACTTGTTATATATATGAGTCTATTATTACTTATCCATATACTACAATTACAAGTAGCTATACCTTTACAGTGAAACCTACAAATACTGAAACAAGCATAACTACTGATTCTAGTGAAACTCCAGACACATCAGATTCAATTGAACCTTCAGAAACAACCGAGTCAATTGAATCAGTCGAACCAACTGATCCAACTGATCCAACAGATTCAACAGGGTCAACAGAACCAACAGAGTCTCCCGAACCAACAGACTCTACTGAACCTACTGAATCCACCAAACCTACTGATACTACTGATTCAACAGGGTCAACAGAACCAACAGAGACTACAGAGACTCTTGATCCAACAGAACCTACAGAGTCTACAGAGCCAGTTGAATCAACTGAACCTATTGTCTCAATAGATCCAACAGATCCAACCGAACCCACAGATCCTACAGAGACCCCTGATCCAACTCAACCTACAGTAACAATTTTACCTGCTAAATCTACAACATTAAGCAACtga
- a CDS encoding 1-phosphatidylinositol 4-kinase (Putative Type II phosphatidylinositol 4-kinase; Ssr1-repressed; flow model biofilm repressed), protein MPYSNPDSSVSNHDMNSVSPKTTTTNNTSPFATLASTMGKTTIDPETETEHNQGEGNDDQEITINGKATASESTTRPIFHVNSLSKSWHYDTSNSASSKSAPNTPKIKSQSQPVSRRASVDDIHFQHIPSHQETHNYSFKNSVLIPAAKWAYSPISKIRGSTSSSIKNTPLHEEYLIEYSVFRPIKGLPELNSHKDILIHLRDTIESETNKPFEFPETYISEIDFHNLLFKITKIIETDHIYPERISTGSSGSYFIFDIDFSLYKIGIFKPKDEEPYGPLSPKWTKWAHRTFFPCFFGRSCLIPNLGYISETAACVLDRQLQSYIVPHTEIVELRSPTFFYSYWDKSNDVTKLPKKKGSFQLFLKGYINADIWLKIYPIPTNDVCLLKKTSRIEVPLGETKFLFTWSQESMQQFQEELEKLVILDYLMRNTDRGLDNWMIKLEWIEIKRKQSTKIMKPIIKIGAIDSGLAFPWKHPDEWRSFPFGWLFLPLSIIGQPFSRRTRNHYLPLLTSKKWWEETVIKLKDVFMKDNDFKERMWLKQLAVLKGQAFNIVEILKLTYAGPLELTRRENLLVIDDIMYMPNGKCDYDFMKSSLYESDIFKSYRVKSTNRNHGGGDDNDEEGGQSETITQNTPLLTHPHNHYLEVINESMDDTNNESGYEHMNRENNVAATDKGKKVIIERLIKETSKPPVFTWC, encoded by the coding sequence ATGCCCTATTCAAATCCCGACTCATCAGTCTCCAATCATGACATGAATTCAGTGTCCCCcaaaaccaccaccacaaatAATACTTCTCCATTCGCCACACTAGCTTCTACCATGGGGAAAACGACAATAGACCCTGAAACTGAAACTGAACACAACCAGGGAGAAGGAAATGACGACCAAGAAATCACTATCAACGGGAAAGCAACAGCACTGGAATCAACTACCAGACCAATTTTTCATGTAAATTCATTATCTAAAAGTTGGCATTATGATACATCAAATTCAGCAAGTTCTAAATCAGCTCCTAATACACCGAAAATTAAATCTCAATCACAACCAGTTTCAAGAAGAGCAAGTGTGGATGATATTCATTTCCAACATATTCCATCACATCAAGAAACTCATAATTAtagttttaaaaattcCGTTTTAATACCAGCTGCAAAATGGGCCTATCTgccaatttcaaaaataagaGGTCTGACAAGTTCTAGTATTAAGAATACACCATTACATGAAgaatatttgattgaatattCTGTATTCCGTCCTATTAAAGGATTACCAGAATTAAATTCCCATAAAGatattttaattcatttaCGAGATACAATAGAATCAGAAACTAATAAACCATTTGAATTCCCTGAAACATACATAtctgaaattgatttccataatttattatttaaaatcacaaaaatcattgaaacTGATCATATTTATCCTGAAAGAATAAGTACTGGTTCATCAGGTAgttattttatatttgatattgatttttcacTTTATAAAATTGGTATTTTTAAACCCAAAGATGAAGAACCATATGGTCCATTACTGCCAAAATGGACAAAATGGGCTCATCGGACTTTTTTCCCATGTTTTTTCGGGAGAAGTTGTTTAATTCCTAATCTTGGATATATTAGTGAAACAGCAGCTTGTGTTTTGGATCGACAATTACAATCATATATTGTACCTCATAcggaaattgttgaattacGATCACCAACGTTTTTCTATAGTTATTGGGATAAAAGTAATGATGTGACGAAATTGcctaaaaagaaaggatcattccaattatttttaaaaggATATATTAATGCTGATATATGGTTAAAAATATACCCTATACCAACAAATGACGTTTGTttattaaagaaaacatCTCGAATAGAAGTCCCTTTAGGAGaaaccaaatttttatttacaTGGAGTCAAGAATCAATGcaacaatttcaagaagaattagaaaaattggtGATTTTAGATTATCTTATGAGAAATACTGATAGAGGATTAGATAATTGGATGATTAAATTAGAATggattgaaattaaacGGAAACAACTGACAAAAATCATGAAaccaattattaaaattggtGCCATTGATTCAGGGTTAGCATTCCCTTGGAAACATCCTGATGAATGGAGATCTTTCCCCTTTGGTTGGTTATTTTTACCActttcaataattggtCAACCATTTTCTcgaagaacaagaaatcattatttacCACTTTTAACTTCGAAAAAATGGTGGGAAGAAACCGttataaaattgaaagatgtCTTTATGaaagataatgattttaaagaaagaatGTGGTTAAAACAATTGGCAGTATTAAAAGGTCAAGCATTTAATATTGtggaaattttgaaattaactTATGCTGGTCCTTTAGAATTGACAAGACGGGAGAATTTATTagttattgatgatataatGTATATGCCTAATGGGAAATGTGATTATGATTTTATGAAATCGTCTTTATATGAAAgtgatatttttaaaagttATCGAGTCAAAAGTACAAATAGAAATCATGGAGGAGGTGATGATAATGACGAGGAGGGAGGCCAAAGTGAGACGATTACTCAAAATACTCCATTGTTGACACATCCTCATAATCATTATCTTGAGGTGATTAATGAATCAATGGATGATACTAATAATGAATCTGGATATGAACATATGAATAGAGAAAACAACGTTGCTGCTACTGATAAAGGTAAAAAAgttattattgaaagattaattaaagaaaCCAGTAAACCACCTGTTTTCACTTGGTGTTAA
- a CDS encoding uncharacterized protein (Ortholog(s) have cell division site, cell tip, cytoplasm, nucleus localization), which produces MSKKPKVLVIGSGGVGAISALSLTTNNKSEVTLVVRSDFELISNNGYSIDSCTYGKLTNWKPHNLAKSVDHATTDFGPFDYILVTTKNVPDGPITCEEIIKPAIKTGNEVIILLQNGLGIENPMFEAFPNHLILSGVSLIGSTYYHGHVKNLGKDFVYLGDFKSKQKRSDLSFEKIQKFIEIYQNDDPSKNTILLDEDVQKRRWEKLIYNSVFNTISALVQLDNTRIQMTIGNEELILPAMLEVIAIAKSVGVECDPTLIDKYLHIGDGFFYSPSMCVDVRKGQLMELEIILGNPMRIAKENNVPTPILSTIYPLLKLVQFRLKEEKKMFEIDKNDFQGNSDDYQKIFSEKYTTKH; this is translated from the coding sequence ATGtcaaaaaaaccaaaagtATTAGTAATTGGCTCAGGTGGTGTTGGTGCAATTTCAGCACTTTCATTaaccaccaacaataaatcAGAAGTGACATTAGTTGTTAGAtctgattttgaattaatttctaataatggttattcaattgattcatgTACATATGGGAAATTAACCAATTGGAAACCTCATAATTTAGCCAAATCTGTTGACCATGCTACCACTGATTTTGGTCcatttgattatattttagTAACGACGAAAAACGTTCCTGATGGTCCCATAACTTGtgaagaaatcattaaacCAGCAATTAAAACTGGTAATGAAGTGattatattattacaaaatgGATTAGGGATTGAAAACCCCATGTTTGAAGCCTTTCCTAACCATCTTATATTAAGTGGAGTCTCATTAATTGGTTCAACTTATTATCATGGTCATGTTAAAAATTTAGGTAAAgattttgtttatcttggagatttcaaatcaaaacagaaaagatcagatttatcatttgaaaaaatccaaaaatttattgaaatttatcaaaatgatGATCCTCTGAAAAATACCATTTTATTAGATGAAGACGTTCAAAAACGAAGATgggaaaaattgatttataattCGGTATTCAATACTATTTCTGCATTAGTACAATTAGATAATACTAGAATACAAATGACAATTGgtaatgaagaattaattCTTCCCGCCATGCTTGAAGTCATTGCCATTGCCAAATCAGTAGGAGTTGAATGTGATCCTacattaattgataaatatctTCATATTGGTGATGGATTTTTTTATAGTCCATCAATGTGTGTTGATGTACGTAAAGGACAATTAatggaattggaaattatATTGGGGAATCCAATGAGAATTgctaaagaaaataatgtaccaacaccaattttatcaacaatttatccattattaaaattagtTCAATTTAgattaaaagaagaaaagaaaatgtttgaaattgataaaaatgatttCCAAGGAAATTCTGatgattatcaaaaaatattttcagAAAAATATACTACTAAACATTAG
- a CDS encoding uncharacterized protein (Putative dicarboxylic amino acid permease; fungal-specific (no human or murine homolog); induced by alpha pheromone in SpiderM medium): MSSFSPDIKKTIEVEVDASSFHSDSVDFTKDDIQDAESIFHNEKQLSEGLNTRLIGMISLVGVFGTGLFLSSGGTLATAGPVGMILAFVLVGIVVAANQISTLEVACLMPVTGSNIRHVEHFVDKSFGFALGYVNVYSAIIPSELAATSVVVSYWTDINPAVFITIFGVVIIAVNSYKVKWYGEVEFFFGFLKVLLILGLVIVGLVIDLGGAPNHDRLGFRYWKDPGPFAERFVTGSTGKFLAFWKCVSSVVYSFGGVNSVPLLAGETKNPRSSIYRASKRILVRVLILYFLAVFILSLIVPYNDKSIASPTGNAAGSAWVIAVQRSGIKVLPHIINAVVLTSALSAANLGLIHASRSLFGLASNGQAPKIFLKTNKHGLPWVGVVFAALFLPLSYLSVSSGTSQVFSWFQSITSSNLLVNWSVFALDHIALHRALEAQGYSRENLPYKIPGGQYAGPVSLFFSLLFLFTGGFAVFIKGQWKFANFFSSYFVIPLFFGLYIFSKLFFKTKYVKPTEVKLKPLFYDVINRPEPPIKKLKGWEKISLLWG, translated from the coding sequence ATGTCTTCATTTTCTCctgatattaaaaaaactATTGAGGTTGAAGTTGATGCATCTTCTTTCCATAGTGATTCTGTTGATTTCACTAAAGATGATATACAAGATGCTGAATCTATTTTCcataatgaaaaacaattatcTGAAGGATTAAATACCAGATTAATTGGTATGATTAGTTTAGTTGGTGTTTTCGGAACCGGATTATTTTTAAGTTCGGGTGGTACATTAGCTACAGCTGGTCCTGTGGGGATGATTCTTGCCTTTGTGCTTGTGggtattgttgttgctgctaATCAAATTAGTACGTTAGAAGTTGCTTGTTTAATGCCGGTTACTGGATCCAATATTAGACATGTTGAacattttgttgataaaagTTTTGGATTTGCTTTAGGATATGTGAATGTTTATTCAGCTATTATCCCCAGTGAATTAGCTGCTACTAGTGTTGTGGTTTCATATTGGACAGATATTAACCCTGCGGTATTCATCACAATTTTTGGAGTAGTGATTATTGCTGTTAATTCATATAAAGTGAAATGGTATGGAGaagttgaattttttttcgggTTTTTAAAAgttcttttgattttagGATTGGTCATAGTGGGTTTGGTGATTGATTTGGGTGGTGCTCCTAATCATGATCGTCTTGGGTTCCGTTATTGGAAAGATCCAGGTCCATTTGCTGAACGGTTTGTGACAGGGTCTACCGGTAAATTTTTGGCATTTTGGAAATGTGTTTCATCAGTGGTTTATAGTTTTGGTGGAGTTAACCTGGTACCACTTCTTGCTGGTGAAACTAAAAATCCACGTAGTTCCATTTATCGTGCCCTGAAAAGAATATTGGTTCGAGTATtgattctttattttttggccgttttcattctttcattgattgttccttataatgataaatcaattgctTCACCCACAGGGAATGCTGCCGGGTCTGCTTGGGTTATTGCCGTGCAAAGATCGGGGATTAAAGTATTACCTCATATTATTAATGCTGTGGTGTTAACTTCGGCATTATCAGCAGCCAATTTAGGTCTTATTCATGCCAGTCGTTCATTATTTGGATTGGCATCTAATGGACAAGCACCAAAAATATTCTTAAAAACTAATAAACATGGTCTTCCTTGGGTTGGAGTTGTATTTGCTGCATTATTTTTGCCATTGTCTTATTTGTCAGTTAGTTCAGGTACATCCCAAGTTTTCAGTTGGTTTCAAAGTATAACTTCATCTAATCTTTTAGTCAATTGGAGTGTTTTCGCCCTTGATCACATAGCATTACATCGTGCTCTTGAAGCTCAAGGTTATAGTAGAGAAAATTTGCCTTATAAAATTCCTGGTGGACAATATGCTGGTCCtgtatcattatttttttcattattatttttatttacaGGTGGATTTGCTGTATTTATTAAAGGTCAATGGAAATTTGCCAATTTCTTTAGTTCCTATTTCGTTATCCCATTATTTTTCGGGTTATACATATTTAGCaaactttttttcaagACCAAATATGTCAAACCAACAGAAGTTAAATTGAAACCACTATTCTATGATGTTATTAATCGTCCAGAACCTccaataaagaaattaaaaggTTGGGAAAAGATCAGTTTATTATGGGGATag
- the CHS7 gene encoding Chs7p (Protein required for wild-type chitin synthase III activity; similar to (but not functional homolog of) S. cerevisiae Chs7p, which effects ER export of Chs3p; induced cyr1 mutant hyphae and ras1 yeast-form cells; Spider biofilm induced), whose amino-acid sequence MSFGSFDHICNKTALPLCSVVGAVNQSAFFQRGIVPDCYARSVELANTMIFQIGNAFVHFGGLIILLIIIFNVRAKYTAIGRKEMLFFLYLAIGLIVSSLIVDCGVSPPSSTSYAYFVAVQIGLSSALCICLLYNGFLCFQFWEDGTSRSMWILRVGCFAWFAVNFIVCIITFKHWDTALDYRKTTTLFIFAYVLNAVILAVYVVSQIILVVFALESYWSLGAILLGVFFFVAGQVLTYVFSDKICRGASHYVDGLFFGSACNVFTFMMIYKFWDMITSDDLEFSVANVEQPINEFGVGADDEKRSSMFF is encoded by the coding sequence ATGTCATTTGGGTCATTTGATCATATATGTAATAAAACAGCTTTACCTTTATGTTCAGTTGTTGGTGCTGTTAATCAATCAGCATTTTTCCAACGAGGTATAGTTCCTGATTGTTATGCTCGATCAGTTGAATTAGCCAATACCatgatttttcaaattggtaatgcatttgttcattttggtggattaataattttattgattattatatttaatgTTAGAGCAAAATATACTGCTATTGGACGTAAAGAAAtgttattctttttatatttagCCATTGGATTGATTGTTAGTagtttgattgttgattgtgGTGTTAGTCCTCCAAGTAGTACCAGTTATGCTTATTTTGTTGCTGTACAAATTGGTCTTTCTAGTGCTCTTTgcatttgtttattatataatgGATTCCTATGTTTCCAATTTTGGGAAGATGGTACTAGTAGATCAATGTGGATTTTACGAGTAGGATGTTTTGCATGGTTTGCTgtcaattttattgtttgtattATCACTTTTAAACATTGGGATACAGCATTAGATTATAGGAAAACTACTACATTATTTATCTTTGCTTATGTTTTGAATGCTGTCATATTGGCCGTTTATGTTGTATCACAAATAATATTGGTTGTTTTCGCATTAGAATCATATTGGTCATTGGGTGCTATATTATTAGGAGTATTCTTTTTCGTTGCTGGTCAAGTGTTGACATATGTTTTTAGTGACAAAATATGTCGTGGGGCATCTCATTATGTCGATGGATTATTCTTTGGAAGTGCATGTAATGTTTTCACTTTTATGATGATTTACAAATTCTGGGATATGATTACAAGTGATGATTTAGAATTCTCAGTGGCTAATGTCGAACAAccaataaatgaatttggTGTTGGGGCTGATGATGAAAAGAGATCAAGTATgtttttctaa